The Microplitis mediator isolate UGA2020A chromosome 10, iyMicMedi2.1, whole genome shotgun sequence genomic sequence AATCACGACTctgttgttaaatttttactcagtAAAGGAGCTAATCAGACCCTTGCGACGGaggtaaatataaataaatccagTTGtgcaaatataatttaaaatttaatacacggaaaaaaaaaactttaaaaattactatttgaaattataacccggaacccggttgtcaatatggggaaaataacaaaaaaataactaaaacaAAGTTCACAGTTCAgcagtttataaatttacgattttatctttattactTTAGGATGGTTTTACACCATTGGCTGTTGCGATGCAGCAGGGGCATGACAAGGTCGTTGCAGTACTCTTGGAGAACGACACGCGAGGTAAAGTGCGACTGCCCGCCCTTCACATTGCAGCTAAAAAGGATGACTGCAAAGCTGCTGCTCTGCttcttcaagtaaaaaatatttcatacttgATTATTATGTTCATAAAACacctataaaaatttataatctgtATTTTAGAACGATCATAATCCCGACGTTACATCGAAAAGTGGTTTTACACCGCTTCACATTGCTGCCCATTATGGCAACGATCGAATCGCCTCTTTGCTTTATGATAAAGGAGCTGACGTCAATTTTGCTGCCAAagtaagatttttatttcttttatctttttcattattaaaatattaaattttcataacgtcaaaagtatataaaagCTTGCAAAAATGATGAGACCAGAgagaataattttatgatataatagtaaaatttaatgtatgtacttattttaaaacttttttttatgtttcattTTAGCACAATATAACGCCTATGCATGTTGCCGCAAAATGgggcaaaataaaaatggtaaatttattaatgagcAAAGGAGCGAATATTGCAGCGAAAACACGCGACGGTTTAACGCCACTTCATTGTGCTGCCCGTGCTGGTCATCACGAAGTCGTAgacattttaattgaaaaaggaGCACCAATTGGttctaaaacaaaaaatggccTGGCACCACTTCACATGGCGTCTCAGGGTGATCATGTGGATGCTGCACGTATATTACTTTATCATCGGGCTCCAGTCGATGAGGTTACAGTTGATTATCTCACAGCACTTCACGTGGCGGCTCACTGTGGTCATGTTCGTGTAGCAAAGCTTTTACTGGATCGTAATGCCGATCCAAATGCTCGTGCATTAAACGGTTTTACGCCTTTACACATtgcctgtaaaaaaaatcgaatcaaGGTTGTGGAATTATTATTGAAGCACAAGGCCAGTATTGAAGCCACCACAGAGTCAGGCCTTACACCTCTGCATGTCGCCAGTTTTATGGGATGTATGAATAttgtgatatatttattacaaaatgaaGCTAGTCCAGACATACCGACCGTGAGAGGTGAAACGCCACTTCATCTAGCTGCACGAGCGAATCAAACTGATATTATCAGGATATTATTGAGAAATGGCGCTCAGGTTGACGCCCGAGCGAGAGAAGAGCAGACACCACTTCATGTTGCTTCTCGTCTAGGTAATGTTGATATTGTTATGCTTTTACTTCAACACGGAGCTGGAGTTGATGCAACTACGAAAGATTTATATACGCCTCTTCATATTGCCGCTAAAGAAGGCCAAGAAGAGGTAAATTTtcatctataaaattttttaaatttaataaaatcaatttaaaattaattataaacatcatattattatttaatttttaggttGCATCTGTTTTATTAGAAAACGGAGCTTCGCTTACTGCTACAACTAAGAAAGGCTTTACTCCACTTCATCTCGCTGCCAAGTATGGTAATATGAATGTTGCGAGATTGTTATTGCAGAAAAATGCACCAGTTGATGCTCAGGGAAAggtagttaaattttttataccactaataacaacaataataataatatttgttcTGATGATTattcaacaaaataattaaattgtttaatatcAGAATGGTGTTACACCTCTTCATGTGGCCTCTCATTATGATCATCAGAACGTTGCCCTTTTATTACTTGAACAGGGCGCGTCACCTCACGCTATGGCTAAGAATGGACACACACCACTTCATATTGCGGCTCGAAAAAatcaagtaattaataaattaaaataacaattaatttttgtagtcattatttaaatattaaaattaaaaattttcctttataatttaatatttttttagatggaTATTGCAACGACTTTATTGGAGTACGGAGCTAAAGCAAATGCAGAATCAAAAGCTGGTTTCACACCGCTTCACCTCAGTGCTCAAGAGGGCCATACAGACATGTCAACGTTATTAATTGAACATAAAGCAGATACGAATCATAAAGCAAAGGTAACATCTTTTATTCAttactttcttttttattgtttaaattatcattaatgaatatacatttcaattttatatagaatggACTCACACCGCTTCATTTATGCGCACAAGAAGACAAGACTAATGTGGCAACAATCCTCGTGAAAAATGGTGCCGAAGTTGATGCTAAAACCAAGGTAAtttattactgtaattaacTTGCtcgaaatatttattcattatgtatacgtatgaaaattatttttaaatacttaaacAAGTTAACACGATATCTATAAACAATAGTAATTGTCCTTGAAGCTATGCCTTTGTTGACAGAATACTTATtgtatttcaaatatatattagtcACAATTTTACTTTCCCCCTTTGAATAATCAACTTCTCTGAGAGagtgaacattttttttttaatttcattttatccaATTAGGCTGGATATACACCCCTACACGTGGCAGCTCACTTTGGTCAAGCAGCAATGGTACGTTTCCTACTGAGAGCTGGCGCAGCGGTCGACAGCAGTACTGGAGCTGGTTACACCCCATTGCATCAGGCTGCACAGCAGGGTCACACGCttgtcattaatttattactcgAAAGTAAAGCCAAACCTAATGCAGTTACTAATGTAAGTTTAATCTTTGaaatcattaatttgaataaatcaaagtctataatatttttgtttacatattttttttttactttttttttgctgtagAATGGACAAACGGCTTTAGCAATCGCACAAAAACTTGGTTATATTAGTGTTGTTGAAACGCTCAAAGTTGTAACAGAAACAATTATTACAACGACACATACGACCacaattgaagaaaaatacaGAGTTCAAGCACCAGAGTCTATGCAGGAAACGTTTATGAGTGATAGTGAAGACGAAGGTGGTAAGtacattttaattcaattgaaaTTCAATTTACATCTTACTTGCCTATTCAAAGTTATAATGATTTATCTTATCTCTATACATAACATAATACTTGTAAattgtgtaaaaatttttcaagcatGGATTTTCATTTATGTATAAAGTTAGATAATCAAAAACTTAACTTTAAAATTggatattaattgaattatttaatatttgatgGTGTCGAAAATTTGTACTAACTGCACGAGATAATTGCATGCTCGATATTGAAAAACaggtagaataaaaattattcaacatTAATTTGCGCGATACTTGAACTTGATCTTatgtactattttttttacttttttttccctaTGTGTATCATACTGAATCCTTAGCTATAAACGGAGTTGTGAATTAtcgaaattgataaaaaaaaaaattattattatttcaaaaaaggagtattaaatattatttttcgtatatttcTGTTAGAAATAGCATGTTCTTCTTGAGTTATTCTTGTTTGTTCCACTTGTCTTCAGTGGAAAGTAACAGCTGAAGAATATTGCGAATgctgaacgaaaaaaaaaaaaaaaaaaaaaaaaaaaaaattcactggatgttttttttttctatactttgattgattaaaattaaaaagaaaaaaaagcgaGTTGAGCTTTTACTCGATAATAAAATGTAGGTGGTGATGAGATCGGCACTGCGGCCATGAATGTGTATGGACAGCCGCCTCACGCGCAACATGTGTACCTCCCTTCCTACTACCAGGGCCAAATGACCTATACTCGTAAGTTTAAGTATCACCAAATGTTGTCACTTCACTATTACTCAATCTCGATGTACCCTCGTATCTTCCCAACACATATATcttatgtatttaattattattattattttatttttcacatcaCCATACAACACAAATATCTCAATCATTTAGCAGTGCATATTTATATAGAACATAAACCAATAAtcgttgttatttatttaattacattaatctCAATTTATGGTAGaatgataaatttacattAGTGTGTAGTTTAATCTTATAAATATTCGGCAatctatcaaaaatatttatatttttttatcatatcacATCGTCATTAATTTTTGGTCAATAgttttaagtaataaatacgGTCTCGTTTATTAGTAGATTATGATACATTTCGTCTGTGGTAAAAGAAATTGAGAGAAGCACTTGAAAAAGTTCTGGATTCTTTCagtcaatatttaatatatatatatatatatatatattttttcgattcacGATTACATGGAAGTCATTCatgatataattataattggcCTTGAAGACGCATGAAGATCATTTATTTAGATatgaaatgataaattatcatGATGTATATAGATGCGAATACTGCCAACAGAGTATATTATGGAGTATAAACTTCATCATAGGTGGTGAATTGAATTAGGACATagtgtaattaatataatttgcaTGTCAAGATGACGATGCAATTGTACACATTGTCATTTTACACTACAGTTGGATAGTCTTGatgttaaattacattttagaGGGGAATTGCATCTAGTGTACATGAAGGTGGTTGatagttgttgttgttgtcgtCGTCATCGTCATATGGTGATGCAGTAGCAACACCCGAGTTTCCCACACCGCCTACCTGTTACATAATCCCTTGGAGTCGTACAGCCTTGTTCTATGGTTCTTATTTTGTGGTGTAGTCAGTTTGACGTGAGCTGGCATGCTGCCAAATTCAAAACGTCGACCGAAATACGTTTAATTTATGTAACGGGAGGTGTAGTAGTAGTATAGTTATTTGAAAAGTACGTACGCACATTGGAGAACCTGGATAATAGAGCAAggccaattaaaaaatataaaataaaactataatatttaaaataaaattgattgtgTTTAACtgactatttttataattaaatttatgacgaAGCTATAAATGCAGGAGTTGATGTTGTGTGTTTACTTTTATACTTGCATTTGCGCACTCAACTAATCTAACGGTACAACTATACTCTATTCCTTACTACCTTATATCAATACCAAGCAATAGAAATATACTAATAGTTGGTTTTTCATGACGCAAAAAATGATCGTCAATGGATTATAATAGTATACTGAAGAGTATAAAGAAGAAATCAGTGGGGAGCAACAGCGCCAAAGATCTCTTCACACAGATGCTAATATAAAATTGGTGTTCTATGAACGTGAGGTCACATTAGTAGACGCGCGCCGATCTTGAATCAATCTACGGTATATCAGTCGCTGTTCCTGAACATCGGGAGCAGGCGTTTTGTTCTGAGTTTAATTGAGATACGAATCAGAACATCATAAGCTCGCGACCAATATAATACATGAGAATAGTTTACTTgttgtgaaaatttaatagtaCACGTCGACCATAAAGAAGAAGAACAAGAagaagttcaaaaaaattttaataaaaatacttctATTGACattatacgaaaaaaaaaaaagtatatgaaATAGTAAATTGTGACAGTGCGTATGTggatttagtttatttaacaaatatttgcTTGATTTGAaccaatataaaattaatttttcgtaatcctaactattttttttttttttttttttttttttataaagaactGTCAgtattaatttcttttatacCCTATCATCGATATTGTAAGTGAACTTCATAATGGCCAAGGACAAGGCAGTAGTGAAGACTCGGAAGAAGCCGAGAAGAATGCCATGCTGCGGGTGCACCCGTAACAGGAACAGCGacatattttgtaattaaatataatgaattttcattagatcttcatttttcattcaaatttcaataaaatagaCGTATTGTGTCATAACATCGTGACTCGTTGGAAAAATTAACGCTGATGTTGTCTTTTAGCGCTTTACTATTATACGCTAATTATCAGagagtattaaatttatttgttgaaaggAAAAAACTTATTCATAGTCATCAAAGGACgtctattgaaatttttatagatacatattttttctttttcatcatGATTAGCATTAGTAGCTGAAATAGaatgtcattttttataaatacataataaacaTCCTGCGCAAAATGCAGTGGAGTAGTGGACGCGGGTAGGTAATTTGATTACATCACGGTCTTTAAGGCGCGCGTCATCGTTGAAACGAATGAAGGAAGCGATTGGTATTCATATCATACATCTGGGTCAGGTAAAGCTTGTGAATACTGTTGTAGATCTTGTTGTAGATATACATTAGTACATACGGTGTGTACTGTTGTAGTAAACAGAAGATAAAATTACAAGATCAACATTGGGGTATATATTAGATTTGGTACATCATTATTAAAGGAATACACAGAGATTAAATGCACATAGCtctattgtaaataaaaaacccTGAACTTTTGACAACAAGCTAGAGAAAATGAATCGTACATGATTCAATGTCTTGGCTAAATGAACGAGGGCGTGAATAAACAATTACAAATGCTCTAGATAATTTATCGCGCTTCATAAAATTCCTCGGTCTTTTATGAGTAAGCATTTTTAAATAGatcgaaattaaatttctgacGTTAAAAAGATACgataatttaaacattatttgtactacaatttattttttttctcttatacTTTTAGATATTGAGCTATTAACATTTAAGAAAAACTATTCTCGTTATGATATTTCGATGATTGTCATTAGCCCATTGGCATAAGACCGAAGGCtgtttgattaataaatttttgtagggTAGTGAAAATATAGGTCGATGGCGatactaaattaaatatttagagaTAAAAaccaaagtaaaaaaacaaaaaaaattaaacactgCTTAAAgcaatgaagaaaaataatttaatcttattaataaaaaataaaatctattcgttttaatattttattattaaatattaacgtatattttttattgttattcatatttatttaaataaaactttttatacgATGTTATTGCGTTGCAcgttttccaatcctcttcaAGACGCCGGTAAGACTTTAACGTAAATTCTTATTGTACGTGCCAAGTTTTTTTTGTCACAGAGAATAACTAGAGAAAAGTCTTtggtctaatatatatatatatatatactaaagtAATAGTAACAGTGGGATTACAAGCATTGAAATTTTGGTTTCATAGATGTTACattcttaattttataatatctttacttgttgaaaaaaatgtgAGCGTGGGTAGTATGAATTCTTGGGTCAATTGAAGttgaaatttatatacttCACATTCTTGACCTGTTCTTTATATTACTACGTACAGCTAGTATATTATTCTAGTGTCAATTAATATACACTATCTATCTATTAATTAGGTTTTTATCTTTTGACAATTGATAATACTAATAGTTGTTTTGTTATCTATTGAggtgtattgaaaaaaaaaatatatatatattcttcaaggttttatttaataattttttatcatcatattTCGGCCGCTATATTAGGATACGAGAATGTATTAGTATAAACAATTCTATGCTGTGCAGATTTTAACTGTTTATTTTCATGAATTCACTAGCAGGAagctattaaattttaaatttcgaaataACACTTCGTTATtcttgacaataaaaataacatttaataatACCGCATCAAGCTAATAttcatattcatattttattcattattatttttatttttacaatagattatttatttgttcataTTATGTAGTTCATAAGCTTTTAGAGTGATTAAATAACAGtggttttagaatttttttttttttaataataattttttatatttttaatttgtagtTTTGTTATCGTTAATAATAAACCATACcatttaaagttattaattaactcttacataacaataacaataataatacagtacatttaaaataggtgattatttattgagatatttttttttttaaacaaaaatataaaaattttcgtaggcGAAGATCCGATGCTTAGCGACCAACAGCAATATCGTTACATGACTGTTGATGACATGAAGTCAATGGGAGACGATTCAATGAGAGTAAACGTCACTGATGATGAGAGGGACAATCGACATTCCGGAGGTCAGTCAATTATGTACTATTAACTTGTctcgaatttttaatttatactctTCCGTTTACTTTACCTATaccaattatattttattttattctttgtcGGTTAACATAACAGGGACCACGGTAACAGATATGATCACTAAAGAAAGCTATCATCGCTCAAATGCAGCGAATCTTAAGCCTGATAATATTGATATCAATAGGCATCCAGTTCACGTTgggtatgtatttttaatttatatattctcatctcattatttaattaaatttcaaacgaTAACCTTTATCATTAAAGTAATTATCAgtatttgattataaaaaagcTATGTATTTAAAGACTTTTATCCAAGCTGATTAAccataaactaaaaaaaattctactctaaaagattcaaaaatacaatttttgtaaattataaaatatacaaatatttccgaatgtaaatatatcaattagtTAACATTAGAGCAATAATGATGTGTATTATAGTGTGATATGGGAGTGTGAGTGTAAATGCAACGTCtggcattaaaaatttttattattaaaacaaaaaaaaattttttcttcttttaaatttatttttactagagGCACTTGTTGATTTatcttgataatttaattcctATCACAATCtaacaatgaaaaaatgaaaattttttttttatcaaaattgtaATGCGTGTGTGGtgtgtgcaaaaaaaaacctagcatgactaataatatttttctctataaaattataatatttaaacaaaaccATTTAACATCTAAATGAAGATATAATGTGACTGAGTGTCTTAGGAAGGACGAAAAATGTAGCACTATACTAAAAATAGAGTAAAGCAATCATGAAAGCGTAACCATATATAATAACAGTAAATCATAGTTCACACCTATAGATATAGAGTTTATATTGTAAACATTAAGTATAGATGGTGGGCCCTATAAGCAAACAAGCTATATACCTATAGCCAATTAGGGAATCCTCAGTCAGCGTGTCTATTTTATGAATACAAATCAAGTACTATTACCGGTGTTTTATACGACCGCACTCAATTCCGTTGCGGGATATTATACTGGTTGGAGTTAGTTCATTCAATATCATTGCGCGTTCATTTCATTCACCAACTTATATTCTCTCGACACTTTTTAACTTTAACATATAACCCGTTTACTCAACTTTTTGCCATTGAAACGAGTAGAGTAAGTCGAGAGACATTCATTTATTCGCAGTCGCTCATCGTGTGTGCCGACTTTTCTCGAGCTCTCTCtcgtgaaatttaatttacctaACGCTCGTAAAATTCATAgtgaatagaaatttttttatctattatatACATTATTGTGATACCCGTTACATTTGTgtaatactttaaaaaaacatcCATTATTTAAGTTGATactttattattgattattactttacttattttgttttgtcttctatttgatttttctttttttttctattaaactTCGCATCTATTGTGATTCATTGTCATCGCTACTGTATCATAAAAGTTTTATGTAGCACAGTAGTTTTAGTTTACTGGGTTCAcaagttttttgtttattcgaagaatttaatataaaagttgTTGCAcgtgtaattataaatatagttttgaaaaagaacaaaaataaatggtaGAGAAAAGCATGAGCACGGTTTAGAAGAATTTATCCTGAATGTAATTATTACGGAGTTCTGTTCCAATACTTAGACCGTCACTAGACTCCTTAAATTGGTCACTGGCAGCCCTTGGTATCGTACCAAAAGGACAAGGAATGTGGAGGGACAGGTATCACCTTTAtatcttattttaattatttattttttaatcttttaatacTTGGACCATgggtttcaaaattatttttatgtataattatttattaatttcatttttttcgttgctgaataatttttttttaataataatttttataacagtatcacttataataaattaagtgaTGCTTTATACacttgttaatatttaaaaaatggtagaagtgcgtaataataattttaaaaaatttaatttaattttaaaaatttttaattacgatacaaaaaatttttctgggtgatttaaattttatttataataaatttgaatcataaaaaaaaaaaattattgacttaTGTGCAAAGCAAAACGAAAGTTGTGACGTCTCCATAAAGTtcagaaaatatgaaaaatggAATCACATTATTGAGGTATAAATAATTAGGATTGCTTGGCAGGAACGCTTCTAGTGGCTGTCAATGTATTGAAGTaccatttatattaattattacttattattattattatttttctttgttattattattttcccctattattatattgtttataatttaagttatCACTTCCTGTGATCAATGAGGCTTAAGACATAGTTCCCTCAATCATCTTGCACAGTGTGAGTGAAATGCTACATTCCAAATCTCAACTAtaatacataattattattgttttatatcaACAAATAGAGTtccttaaattaaaaaaaaaaagttaatcatCCGtctcagcaaaaaaaaaaaaaaaaacatatgttAGACCATTCcccatatattttattaaaaataaaaataaaatactaacgcgtatttttattttgtttccgaTTCTTtctgttattttatttgtgcTCGCAGAATTCCATCATGGAGAAAGTAAGTGAATgagaaaaaaacaacaaaaatttactcCTCCGCCTCATTATTTGTTTTACTTCTTATTAATTGTTCTGTGAcaagatatattttatttatttatttattttaaaaatttttttaaactttatttattatttaaaattcaccgCCGTCACAGTTGTTTACTATTCGTTGCTCGCTCTGCACCACCTTTttcgttttatatatatcgTAGTGGCTGATTAATGCTGCTCATTTAGAATTCCACTTTCCCTTGCAACATTCAAAAGGGCAGTGAATAcatattcacaataattattctggtcaactttaaaaaaaaaaaaaacaataattaaattaacaaaaaattctatttttttaaaaatatgtattcctgttttcaaaaatataataggcGTAGATTAGTTAAATGTATTGATTAATATTGTGTTTAACATATAGTAATCATTAGTCAATCATATTTCATTCATCTGCATATcacaatagtaaaaaaaaaaaaattaaacacatcgtaaacattttataaaaatataaaacgtaCAATATCTATTTATAACACTAAATTAAGcacaaaaaatgttattacacTGCACAATAATTACACATTATAACTtgtaagataattattattatttaaataaatcatagaTACATAATAACGATAAATAATACTGCTTGTATAGTGAATGTAATTACATTATTTACTCACAATTAGTCGCaattataaatagaaattATATTCATTTCAATTAACAACAGTTTAATAATATCCTATGAGTAAATTGTCTTTAATATTAGTCACGATGTCACGTTGAAACACATACAGATATGCTATATGATATAATAATGCAATAGAttacacatatttttttaaatttatttatcaatacatgaattttttattattttgagtaCGGACATAATATGCATTACGTACGCGTGAACTGTGGAACgtaatcaatataattttatgttattatttctcgatgataatcataataacaaaatttaaatagctATGTAAACTGtactgaaattaataatttatctatgattattattctatattctattattaaataatccacatttatttacacttatttttgcatattttaaaatgttaaacaagagacatatattttttcataacatTATAATCAACCTACAGactattgtttaaatttttaatgctgaaaaattatatggaCAAAGCTTTGaatgaagcaaaaaaaaaatttttataatatatttataaagacAATGACTCGTATGCAAGGCACACACaaatgagatatttaaatgtaaaagttttttttataccatACATTGTTTTGTCACATACAGCTTTTTGGTTTCGTTCCTGGTGGATGCTCGTGGTGGAGCAATGCGAGGATGTCGTCACAGTGGTGTACGGGTTATTGTACCACCACGTAAAGCAGCAATGCCAATGAGAATTACCTGCAGATATCTTAAAAGAGATAAATTAACGAATCCACCTCCTTTGATGGAAGGTGAAGCGCTTGCCAGTCGAATACTTGAACTTGGACCAGTTGCCGCAAAATTTTTGgggtataattattattaaattttatctaattatattataattatataaattataaatgttaGATTAAAtcggtattaaaaaaaaaaaaatcgtaggCCTGTTATCATCGAAGTACCACACTTTGCCTCACTTCGAGGTAAGGAGAGAGAGATCGTGATTCTTCGATCAGACAATGGAGAAACTTGGCGTGAGCACACCCTCGAAGCTAGCGAGGAAGCTGTCCAGGATGTGCTTAATGAGAGCTTTGAAGGAGAaggtataaattaaattaattcaataaattgatttattatgatcaagataataaatgttacaattattatattaattataaaaaatatcaatatgaCTTTCTTTGTAGAATTAAGCCAGCTAGAAGATCTTCAAACGTCGCGAATAGTACGTATTCTCACGGTTGATTTTCCCCATTATTTCGCCGTGGTATCACGAGTTAGACAGGAAGTTCACGCTGTCGGACCTGAGGGTGGAACTGTTTCATCATCAGCGGTACCTCAAGTACAAGCTGTTTTCCCGCCAGCAgcacttacaaaaaaaatcagagttGGCCTTCAGGTACgctcatttatttaaaaaaaaaaaaaaaaaaaaaaaaacgtattttcTTGGCGCCTTGGAATTTgatgtatattttaattttttaattatgaccGTAGGCTCATCCAATACCTGCGGAGCTGGTGGCTAAGCTCTTGGGTAATCGTGTGGCAGTATCGCCCATCGTAACTGTCGAACCACGGCGAAGAAAATTCCACAAGCCCATTACATTGACCATACCCGTACCTCAAGCAGCCAACAAGGGCATGATTAATCAGTACTCTGGAGACGCACCAACTTTGAGGCTTCTGTGCAGCATAACTGGTAATATATGCTTGCGCGTAACAATGTAGGAGCGGCCACCAGCCTGACTGAACGATCTCTTTCCgttaataaataagatttGATTGCATTATtatccaataattaattatatagttatttaaatttattatatacacttacagttcatttattatctgtaatataatgattaataatattgttataatttatttttggaagaGAGCTTCGTAGGCCAACTGGTAGCTGCACAAtttatggaacaaaaaaagtttttaaaaaatatggaaaaaatagtaacaaaAGTCGAGTACCATTGTTGTATACATTATCTTGTTGTGATTCATTGTTAATGCT encodes the following:
- the LOC130675416 gene encoding ankyrin-3-like isoform X16 — protein: MTGVEEGKGGGGDNDVSATDKVVQQNGAPEKAPVVTGTNMETLPRPGKQSDPSTAFLRAARAGQLEKVLEFLESGVDINASNANGLNALHLAAKDGHSEIVRELLARGAIVDAATKKGNTALHIASLAGQEEVVQLLVQREASVNAQSQNGFTPLYMAAQENHDSVVKFLLSKGANQTLATEDGFTPLAVAMQQGHDKVVAVLLENDTRGKVRLPALHIAAKKDDCKAAALLLQNDHNPDVTSKSGFTPLHIAAHYGNDRIASLLYDKGADVNFAAKHNITPMHVAAKWGKIKMVNLLMSKGANIAAKTRDGLTPLHCAARAGHHEVVDILIEKGAPIGSKTKNGLAPLHMASQGDHVDAARILLYHRAPVDEVTVDYLTALHVAAHCGHVRVAKLLLDRNADPNARALNGFTPLHIACKKNRIKVVELLLKHKASIEATTESGLTPLHVASFMGCMNIVIYLLQNEASPDIPTVRGETPLHLAARANQTDIIRILLRNGAQVDARAREEQTPLHVASRLGNVDIVMLLLQHGAGVDATTKDLYTPLHIAAKEGQEEVASVLLENGASLTATTKKGFTPLHLAAKYGNMNVARLLLQKNAPVDAQGKNGVTPLHVASHYDHQNVALLLLEQGASPHAMAKNGHTPLHIAARKNQMDIATTLLEYGAKANAESKAGFTPLHLSAQEGHTDMSTLLIEHKADTNHKAKNGLTPLHLCAQEDKTNVATILVKNGAEVDAKTKAGYTPLHVAAHFGQAAMVRFLLRAGAAVDSSTGAGYTPLHQAAQQGHTLVINLLLESKAKPNAVTNNGQTALAIAQKLGYISVVETLKVVTETIITTTHTTTIEEKYRVQAPESMQETFMSDSEDEGGGDEIGTAAMNVYGQPPHAQHVYLPSYYQGQMTYTREDPMLSDQQQYRYMTVDDMKSMGDDSMRVNVTDDERDNRHSGGTTVTDMITKESYHRSNAANLKPDNIDINRHPVHVGPSLDSLNWSLAALGIVPKGQGMWRDSFLVSFLVDARGGAMRGCRHSGVRVIVPPRKAAMPMRITCRYLKRDKLTNPPPLMEGEALASRILELGPVAAKFLGPVIIEVPHFASLRGKEREIVILRSDNGETWREHTLEASEEAVQDVLNESFEGEELSQLEDLQTSRIVRILTVDFPHYFAVVSRVRQEVHAVGPEGGTVSSSAVPQVQAVFPPAALTKKIRVGLQAHPIPAELVAKLLGNRVAVSPIVTVEPRRRKFHKPITLTIPVPQAANKGMINQYSGDAPTLRLLCSITGGQSRAVWEDVTGSTPLTFVKDCVSFTTTVSARFWLMDCRNITEATRMATELYTHATHVPFMAKFVVFAKRVDPLEARLRVFCMTDDKEDKTLEHQEHFTEVAKSRDVEVLEGKTQYMEFAGNLVPVMKSGEQLQLPFRAFKENRVPFTARVKDPDAADMVGRIMFMSEPKVAKGEPPQTPICTLNILLPEKISPETGHSELDLLELSKNYSFLRDGGISRPDTIHRATIRLTDIANLLDRDWEKLAEELNVSPVDVDLIKDKHPGKPALQAAAMFKLWQGNGNKVTGNTLEKALNKIGREDIVKKCIFNVELVTDDVEKAVARVRLDQPGFDSLKEELGPSRDSSLRRDGTLGDQKHGFDFDESDQMKDSESVEDLSNIGSVPQKHTKQQHITITNGTVFNGTSTPVKDKYASEEKDLGEDMAEFLQHKYHVTDTMTKKTRDEVDDDNKNRQRVIEDANRLVTDVTEEAAKRAQLLTDQAFTAGKPERNLVQLAESVKSCPVGTTNNLERIKTSDRTNWICWMSVAAAILIGICAIYLALMEPRVLSRVLSSHDPRQSGI